CCAGGTACTAGTACTTTGTAATAGCTGGGGCTTCAAAAAATAAGCAGGACCCAGACATAGTCATCTGATTTAGCCTTTTGGGGGTAGGAATGAAGAGGAGCAAGGGAAGCTAGATCTTGGTCATCACTTCTCAGCCCATGATTTCCCATCTGCCACTCCTGGGGACCAGGATGATTATAGCTTAAGACACCCAGATGCCCACAGTTTTAGCCTCTAGATAAGGATGGGTCACTGAGAACTCCCTCCAGGGGCAAGCCAGGTTGATGTAGAAGCAGCTAAATCCAAACAATAAGGCTGAGAGTAGTATAGTTTAGGATTCTTCATTAGGACTGTTTCCCCCTCCATAATTCTGCAAGTAGCTTAAAAAAGCTGCTTCTATCCCTCAGGCAGAGGGTTGGGGACTGCCAGAAGTCCTGGCTCTTCAGAGTCTCTGAAAAAAATACCTGAGGACTAAGTACTTGGCACAACTGGGAAATCTGCTCAGCTGAAAATTCAAGAGACCCCAGAGAGCCCCTGTATTAGCAATACTCTGCAAGATGCCCTTTAAACCCTGCAGAGAACACAAGGAAGGAGATTCTCCAGCTGTAATCTCATGAGTAAATAGACAGTGTTTGTTCATTTAATCAACACATCACCCTTTTCTTCCTGCCTCCTGGGAGAGCACTTGCAGTTCGCCCAAAAGACTTGCTTCCTGCCAACCTGGTCCAGCAGCACCCTCAGTGGCACCCCTGCCTTTCTGCCTACTATTTGGAGAAGCCCATTAGGAGCTGGAAGTAGCCTCTTGCCTTTTAAGATCTCCAGAAACTCTTTTCAACCCTGGTACTATTCCCAAAGCTCTTAAAGCCAGAGTGTTCCTTGGGGGATGGGGAAAATAGGAGATATGGCTTTCCCCCCATTGGTACTTCAGGAAGCACCTGCTTTAGAGAGGCAGTCAAGAATGGAGAAAGGAGCTGCTTTCCCTCCATCATCAGCCTTAAAGTCTTACCTAAATGACTGGGTGAGTGAACTGAAACTAATTGGTGTGGGAAAGTGATTTATGTTAAGACAAATGGATCCAGCTGAGATCCAGGCAGCAGAGGGAATTGGCTAGAAACATCATCTTGGCAATGCGACACATAACTCACTggagtttgggatttttttaataAGTAAGGCTAGGAGATTATAATAATTGTAAGaagaaagggacaggaaggggTTCTTCCAGTTCTGGGGCCATGTTCAGGCCAGGATAACCTAGTTCAGCCTATCATTGGCCCTGATGCTTTCAGTGCCTGGCCTCTCTTCTGAGTCCcacaggaactcccatctctttgAGAGGGCAGATCTGACAACTATGGCTTATGCCTCCTCTAAATGATCCATTTCCAGGGCATGTCTGCCCAGCTCCCGGCCTCCCACACTGTGGAGCTCTTGGGCGACATCTGATGTCCAGTTGGCAAGCAGGTCACTAAAGTCAGGTGTGCTGGTATTGAGCAGACATAAGGAGCTGGGAGCTGGCTCCTTCCAGAAGGACTGTGGTAGCTTCCTTTTGTGCATTGGAGTGATGTGGCCATACTTCTTTTCAAGCCTCATCCTCCTGCTGTCAGACACTCTCTGTCTAGCATATTGACAGAGCCCATATTCAAAGAGCTCAACAAGAGGCCCCAACTTCAGAGCTCTATCTCGACTGGAGATGAACCTGACCTGACAATCTAAGCCTCTGGGAAGACTAGCAGTGTCAGTGTCCTCATCCTCCTGGTCCCCACTCTGGACAATCTGCATCAAATCTGCATAATAAAGCTCCCTTGCCGATTTGCCAGGTGGGTGGCTATCCTCATAAATGTTGCAGGCATCTGGGTCTTCATCTTTTGTCTTCTGGCCAAAGTACTTCTGGATGTCACAGCTGATGAGTTCAGAGAAGCGAAGGAGTTGCAAAGTCATCTCAGTACTACTTGGGCTTGGCCTAGTGGGACCCTTTGCCAGCTCATGGTCTGAACTCTGGCCTCCTGGACTGCTGCCTGCCAGTTCCAGGTCCTCTATCTGTTTTTCcccatcttcctcctcttccccatcttcctcctcttcctctgagGTTTCAGGGAAGTCTGGATCTTGGTGGCTAGTAGTAGGTACAAATGGCTGATGGAAGGGGGCCTGCAGTCTAAAATCACATAAAGTTCTGATCACTCCAGCAGCCATCTCTTCTCTTGAAGCAAGGAACCTTTGAAGGCAGCAGATGTTGACTGGCTGGTTCAGGaaagcagaaaaggagaaatagagaCCGAGTCAATGGGATTGACAATACCACGCTTCAGCATCTCAGTTCATTGTCATATCTTTGCATTTTTATTCAGGCAGTTTCTCCCAGAatacccttccctccctctctttaaaTTCAACCCATCAAGACCTGTTTCAAATGCTAACATCTCCATGAGCAGAAACAAGCTACGATTCATTTTAGATTTCTTCTTCACTGATATCACTCCCTAACCCTTGCTCAAAGGAGCTACTGCtctgataatacatttataacccagatcaaTTGTTTGCCAGCCCTGGGAGGGGGTaagggaatggagagagggagacaagttCAAGcgttataacttcagaaaacttatatggaaacttattattacatgtaattggtttgaaaaaagaagaaagaaaaagaagaagaagaaaagaagaagaagaaagaggaaggagaaaggaggaagaagaaaagtagcTACTGCTCTCATGGTTCAGCTTTCATTCAACACACATTTGCAGAACCTGGGGATACTGTGGAAAAGAGacaaactttatttttgtttcataaaGTCCCTTGTTCTCATAGAGCTTATAGCCTGGGAAGGGATGTAGaaaaaatttatttctataatacAAAACCTGTGCAAGAAAGCATATGCTTAAATGCTAGTGTaagtagggaagagggaaagtaCATTGGCTTGAGTGGTCTGGAAAGTTCTTCCTGGAGGAGGAAAAATTTGAGCTGGGCATTAATGGATGAATAAGATTTGAAAAAGGCCAAGGCATGAGCCTTCTAACCTAGGGATAAAGTATGAGTAAGGGTGCAAAGCCAGGATAAGGATGACATATTTGGGGAATGATAATAAAATTACCATTAGTATGGaaatcaataacacatgtaaaaccccagaggaatcacgcgttggctatggaaGGAGGCGGGGGGtccaggaaaagaagatgaatcttgtaaccatagaaaaatattctaaattaattaaatacatttttcaaaaataaatataaaattaccaTTACTTGGGTGGTCCAAGAGGATGGTAGGAATGGTAGGAGACAAAATAAGTTGAGGAAAGATTGGATATCAGACTGAGGATTTTATCATGTGGGAAATGGAGAGCCCTTGAAGGCTATCAAGTCAGGGAATGACATTATGTATGAAAATAGTGTTTTGCGGAGACTGGTCTGGGTAGTGCAAAGATAGACCAGTGTGGGAAGACTCGTGAGACAATTTAGTGATCCTTCACAGGAATTGCAGCCTCTTAGGCTTAAAAGgaaccttaaaaatcatctaataGATCTTATTCTCACTAGAAACGGATAAAAGAAGGTTTAACACATATATACAATTTGTTGCAGAATTATGTTAAACATGAGGGAAGCTAGGGAGCTctgtgaattgagaaccaggcctagaaatgggaggtccaaattcaaatctgacctcagattcttcctagctgtgtgattctgggcaagtcacttaatccccaatgtctagcctcttctgccttataaacaatatacagtattgattctaagacagaaggtaaggatttaaaaaaatgttagaaaatcggttttgaacaatgacacatttataatccagtggaattgcttgtcagctccaggaatggggagggaagaggagtggagaaaatcatgaatcatgtaaccgtggaaaaatattctaaataaatttaaaatctctatatctatttatctctatatGTATGTTAAACTAATACAGCAACAACAAATGGGGACAGGAAGGGATGTGGTGAAGAGGAAGCATGATTTGGAGTTCTGTTACAAGAAAAGAAACTTTCTGGACCTGAAGGAGTAATTATAAGGGGGGAGAggccaaaaggaaagaaaataacttggatcattgttgttcatttgtttccgTTGTATTCAACCCTTCATGAACCCATcaggggttttcatggcaaagatatgggagcggtttgccatttccttctccagttcattttatagatgaggaattgaggcaaacagagttaagtgacttgctcagggttgcacagtaaatatctgaggacagactTGGGCTCAAGAAAAGGTCTCATGATTTCAGACCCagcatactctatccactgtgccagtgAGCTGCTTCTCATTCCCTTAGACaactggagaatagctgaacaaatttatGGTTTATGTGTGTAATAGACTattattgcatcataagaaatgatgaaagaaatgatTTCAGGAAATACCGAAAAGTATGAACAAAAGCCGAATCAAGTAAACAGAaatagaacaatttatacaagggCGATCATCTCAGAGAGAAAAAACTttgaatgatctttaaaaactctgatcaatgccATGAACAGCCATGTCTCCAGAGCATCTGTAGTGTGGAGCATGTTATACCACCAAACCACGTCCTAACCAGTAATAGACACGAGGTGCagaaacatacattttttttggacatggccataGTGTAGATTCATCTTGCTTGACTATGCTCATTTGTTATGGGAGTTTTTCTCTCTCAGTTTTTAAGTGGGGTGTGAGGGTTGGGCAAAGAGGCTAGcaattgtgatttttatttttaaaggagggCCATTGTAATGTCTTAAAAAGCTCATGGAAGATAACGAGGAAATTCAGAAGGAAGCAGAAAagctttcaaatataaaatttgttatatgtttaaaaaaaacccaagaagaaCAGGGGACAACTGGgtaagctcagtggattgagagccaggcctagagacaggaggtcctaggttcaaatctggcctcagccacttcctagctgtatgaccctgggcaagtcacttgacccccattgcctagccctcaccactcttctgccttggagccaatacacagtactgactccaagacggaaggtaagggttaaaaaaaaaacaagtatgaaatggaaatttatggtttcatataaaattctctttattAGGTCTGCTGTATGTaaggaaatgctttttttaatttacattttaaaagtatgaTCTAATTAAGcccctttaatttattttatagcaTTATGTGTTATATATCCTAACATTATAGTATATTTCATATAATGCCGTGTAAAGCCTGTGTAAtaattggcaagtcatttaacttctctgaatctcagtttcctctattgcaaaatgaggaaaacaacacCTTTAGGACCTGCCTCACAGAACTGGTATGAAGCCCAAccgagataacatttgtaaagcgtCTATCAAATCTTATATTCTTCTGTCTATTCATTattataaaggaaagggaaaaatataggaGTAGCTAACTAAAAGCAAGACTGGGAAAGTCAAGGTGTTGAGCCTCTGCAACTGGGAGAGGGATGATACCCACTAATGAATGGGTaaatcaggaaaagaagtttgcatAGGGAGGTGATGGGTCTGATTTATCAAATAGGCAGTttaagatttgttttgtttgtctgtATTTACTTATTACAAGGGAGGCTTCTTAGTAGGGAATGGAAGACATTAAGAAATGAtaatgatgggggcagctgggtagctcagtggattgagagccaggcctagagacaggaggtcctgggttcaaatctgaccttagatacttcccagctgtgtgaccctgggcaagtcacttaaccctcccattgcctagcccttaccactcttctgccttggaaccaatacacagtattgattccaagatggaaggtaagggttaaaaaaaaaagatgataatgacataaagcaaaaataaaagtacATCAATAATTTGAAAAACTGAGAGCCTGCCATATGTGTGACACTGtgcttaaaatacaaaaaaaaattcatattgttCTTGCCCTCTAGGCATTCAGAATCTAATAAGAACTCCATGATAGAcatgttaaaattatatataaagtaGAATGTGATCTTTCCTTGGCTCTGTttagtactttttaaaaagaccaaTAATTCTTTGAGCCCTTGGCGTGGCTGTAAATAAGGAGAATATGAATTCTTTAAGGGGAGGGACCTCTTACATTTGTATTTGTGTCCTTGGCACTGACAGCAGAATGCCTGGTATGAGGCAAGGGCTTGACAAATGctgatagatggatgggtggttGGATGAATGGATAAAAAATTTTGGGCTAGAGAGAAAGCCAGAAAGAGAtttatagagagagacagagagagattttgCAGTCATCTGTCTTTTTGAGTGTTTGGGAGCTTCCCCTTCACCACATAATGGTTTTATGGCATcaaaataaatgacatttatgGTCCTTCAATAAAGAGAGCCTCTATGACATCTGCCCAGGATAAAAAAGGTACTGAAGAAGCTTTGAGCAGAATTGAATTTGACAATAAAGGACATCCAACCATTCCTTTTTGCAAATGGAATATTTGCATATTAGGAACAGATCCCAGTCTGCCTCTGGAGAGTTCCTAAAATTATAAACTTCCACACAAATCCCCAAAGAGCTGAAAATAGGCCAGAGGCCAGAGACAGCTACTAGCTGCCATTTCTAGGTTAATGCTGGGTTAGTAAAATAAaagggtggcacagtggctagagttgggaagatttgagttcaaatatagccttcaaacttactagctgtgtgaccgtaggcaaataatttaactatttgcctcagtttcctcttctataaaataagccggagaaggaaatggtaaaccactcctgtatctttgccgagaaaaccctgaaggtgatcacaaagagtcaggcacaactgaaaataGCAACAGTGAAACAAAATGGGGTAGAACCTAGAAGGATCTAGTCCTGGGGGTGCTCCTTGTTTTCCCTTTATACCTCCCCTCGCCTCTTTACTCCCAAAGTCCACTtcggttctattttttttttttaatttccagttgGATTAACTTCCCTGTTCTCTGGTCAAGGTGACATGGGGTTAAAAGTCAGTAGTTACAGTTGATAGGTTGAGGTCGACTCTGGCAGCAATCTTTCTCTTGGCTGATACATTGTCAAAGTATTTAGATATGTCTTGGTATTGTTGTTACTCTGTTAACAAGTTCTGTAGCATAGTTCTTTGTCTACTGTGAAGACAGTTTAATATTGCTCCAACAGAACAAAATCTAAAATCTCTTTGAGACAGACTATTTCAATTACAGTTAAGTAAACaagtgtataaaatatatacccTATAATGCAAAGTAATTTTGAGGGAGAGCATCAGGAAGGCTTCTTGCAGGAGGTGAAAGAAGCTAGAGATTTTGAGCCATGAATAAAGGGGATTCCAGACATGAGGGGGCCACTTGTGCAAAGGCATACAGGAGAGAAATGGGATGCCATGTATAGGGAAATGGAGTCAGTTTTACTGGAAAGGAGaatttgcaaaggaaaaaaaaatgaactgagcCTAGAAAGGCAGATGGAAACCAGATTGTGAACGGGGTGTCAATGCAAtttaaggagtttgcattttatgcTAGAGGTAGTAAGGAGTTATTGAAGACTTTTTTTGAGTATCAGGATGACATGGATATAATTGTGCCCTATTTGTGGTCTCATTGACCACATTTAGTGGCAGGAGGAAAGAACTCTCTATTCCCAACTTCCAGAGTGGTTTATGAGAATAAGATTATTGTATCAGCTAAAAAGCAGGGTCAAACCTATTGTCCTGCCCAGCATCATTTCATAATCAttctattcattcattaaatCCAGACTCAACTGTACCATCTTAAAACTCTACTGGAATATCTCTCATCCAACTGCCCAAAGCACAGCTCAGACCCCACCTCCTACATAGACCTTTCCCAGGCCTCCTAGTTGGTAGTGCTTTCTCCTTCCACAAACTAGATATTTATTTACTTCTCCAAGTAGATGTGACCTCTTAGTAGAATATAACTTCTCTGAAGGCAAAGACTTTTATGCTTTTTTCTCTGGGAATCTCCAGGACCTGGCACAGTGCTCTATACGCAAATGACCCAGAATAGAGCTTTGGGAATGTCATTTAATTTGTGCACTGCTCCTGTGGTACTAAATCTTCCCCTACCTCCACCTTGCTTTATGTTTCTCTGGATTCAATGACTCTGTAGTGTCCGGGAAAAGAGCTCTGACTTTGAAACTTGGAGGAACTTGGTTCAGATCCCACTtctgagagggttggactagggGGCATTTGACGTCTATTTCAGATCTATATGATTATGTGAGTAATAAATGCTGGCTAATACATTACAGAAGCACGGCATCATTGTTTCAGGACCCCTGAATGAACggaagggaaaggttttgttGGACTCACAGGCCAGGATAGGATCCTGGTAGTCAGTTACAACAAAGATCTCAAACTAGACACAAGCATAGTCACATCTTATTTATCTGGAATCCAAACCAGTGGCAAACTAAAAGAACTGGAATGCTGGAAACTATTCCACATCTCCCTTTGATAAGAACCAGGGACAAAAAAGACATTaatctgatattttcttttaaaaaaaaagttcctagtATATATCTTGGAACCCCTGCAGAGTGAGCTCATGTCATTCCCACTGGGCAATAAGAATTGATATTCATCTAGACAAAAGAATATTAttcatttgaagaaataaaaaaaaagtcaagtaaaCAGTAGAAAAAAGTATGACTAAAGGGGACAGAGCATATACAGACCTCTAATCACATTATACAGTAATAttcctcaaaacaatttgatataacttaaaaatggaaaagtagattAGTATAACTTATAATACAtggaataattataattaattatatattattttatttatatataatatatcataaatggtataatatacaaaatattattaaaaataaatgaactaaaCAACCTAGTATTCAATGAAActtgaaaatataaattacctcaGGAAGAATTACCTACTTAAatgagaaatgggggggggggcagctagatagctcagtggattgagagtcaggcctagagacgggaggtcctaggttcaaatctgacctcagacacttcctagctgtgtgaccttaggcaagtcacttaacccccattgcctggcccttactgctcttctgccttggaaccaatacccccagtattgattctaagacagaaggtgagggtttaaaagagagacagagaaatgttTGAAACTGACAGTATCTGGAAGAATTCAACCAGCACCTTAtattatttagcaaaataaactaaaaatggaaagatgacctgaatatttgaatattaaaggtcatttcacacacacacacacacacacacacacacacacacacacaaccagatcaggtaggcagaagagtggtaagaactaggcaatgggacaCAAAaaaagtgagttgcccagagtgtCACaatggaaagtatctgaggtcagttttgaacccaggacttcccatctctagacctggctttcaatccactgaaccacccagctgcctttcctatccccccacccccacccagggTAATCATAGAAGATAGAATAAATCATTTTGGTGACAGGAAGTTAAAAACTTTCAAATGAACAAAATTCAGTAGACTTGGAGGAAAGTTTATCCCAAACATCTCAGATAAGGATCCAGGCAGTTGGAATGACAGAGGGATTGAACAATCCATCCGGATTCTGGCACAAACACTATTCTTGCTGTTACCCGGGTCTGACTTCCcttctgccctcctctcctcctagTCCCCTCTTGGGCCCACTTCTGTCTCTGACTAGTTCTCTGGGATGTAGCTCAGTGTAAGGTGGTGAGGCAGACCAGGACTTCCAAGCCAGTCTCTCCACTACCCAACTCATGATCAAGCATGTTAGCCAAATATTTGGCATAGCTACCAGTGAGAAAAATGGGATGAGGCGCAAGGTGTAACAAAGAAGGTTGGAGTATTTTCCTACAGCCTCATTTTGTCACTGAAACAGACAATACCTTTCAGGCCATTCATTTTCCTCAGCAAGGACACaagcaagaagagaagaaagatgcTCTGGCTTACTAGGGGATCTTAGGAAGCTCCTTTGACCCTAATAAATAATGATGATCAAGTCCTCAGATTTCTACAGCACTGGTAAGGTCTCTAAAGCCCtctcttcacaataatcctgcaaAGCCCATAGTGCCAGTAGTACACCCCCCCTCCCAGCCCCCAGCTTATAGGTAAAAAAGCTCAGGCCCAGAAAGGTGAAATGATCTGCCCAGAATTACCCAAGCTAGTAAGCACTGAAGCCAGAATATAAACCAGGGCTTCCCAGGTccaagggtcttttttttttttaaacctttaccttctatcttagtagaAGTCTCAGGCAGAAGAACattgagggctaggcaatcagagttaagtgatttggccagggtgacatagctaggaagcatttgaggacagagttgaacccaggtccttctgattccagattGAGTgatttatccactatgctatctagctgtcccaatAGAGTTTATGCCCCTGGTTAGAGGTCCGCAAGTGAAGTCAAGATGAAGTCAGTTCAGAAACCatttttcagggggcagctgggtagctcagtggattgagagccaggcctagagccaggaggtcttgggttcaaatttgacctcagacccttcctagctgtgtgacctgggggaagtcacttgacccccattgcctagcccttaccactcttctgccttagaaccaatacactgtattgattctctGACAGAAtgtaaaggtatttttaaaaaacctttaccttctggcttagtaaCAAATCTAAGAGCTATGGTCAaggaagggctaaacaatgggggttaagtgacttgcacagagtcacacagattaggaaatgtctgaggtcagatttgaacccaggacctcccatttcgaaacttggctctctatccactgaaccactgagctcccctgtcaaagtgattttttaaaaaaaatctagttacATGGAAGTTTTTACAGttcagatttaaaagaaaaaagaagccttGAAATAGTCCTGAAAGAGCATATTattttccattccattctttTAATAGAATCGTTGTGCTGTCAGGAGCCTTGGAGATATAACAATCCTTTTTATAtcaagagttcttaacttggTATTCATAGATTTCAGGAGTCCATGGACTTGGATaggaaaaaagtatatatttattacaATGTAATTAGATTCCTTtgaaatcttatatattttatttactagGCAGTAAcgtgattctgagaagggggctGTAGGTTTTACAAGACTGTTGAAAGGAGTCCATGATATAAGAAAGATGAACAATCTCTGCCTTATATCAAGATTCCACGGAGATCATGCAATATGAAAACATCTAAGGAACTagggatatttagcctggagaagaaaaggtttAGGAGGCATCATTACAGTCTGCAAATATCTGGAGGGCTTTGATGTGGAAGG
The window above is part of the Monodelphis domestica isolate mMonDom1 chromosome 7, mMonDom1.pri, whole genome shotgun sequence genome. Proteins encoded here:
- the PERCC1 gene encoding protein PERCC1, producing MAAGVIRTLCDFRLQAPFHQPFVPTTSHQDPDFPETSEEEEEDGEEEEDGEKQIEDLELAGSSPGGQSSDHELAKGPTRPSPSSTEMTLQLLRFSELISCDIQKYFGQKTKDEDPDACNIYEDSHPPGKSARELYYADLMQIVQSGDQEDEDTDTASLPRGLDCQVRFISSRDRALKLGPLVELFEYGLCQYARQRVSDSRRMRLEKKYGHITPMHKRKLPQSFWKEPAPSSLCLLNTSTPDFSDLLANWTSDVAQELHSVGGRELGRHALEMDHLEEA